A DNA window from Brachionichthys hirsutus isolate HB-005 chromosome 10, CSIRO-AGI_Bhir_v1, whole genome shotgun sequence contains the following coding sequences:
- the LOC137899980 gene encoding claudin-4-like: MASLGLQILGVGLAVLGWIGNILICMLPTWKVSAFIGNNIVVAQTIWEGLWMTCVVQSTGQMQCKVYDSLLALPPDLQAARAMVVIAILFSLFGLLLSVVGGKCTTCIGNKTAKAKVAVCAGVFFVLSGALCLVTVSLPANTIIKDFYNPTVPDAQRRELGACLYMGWGASGLLLIGGALLCCQCPSGGDRYNGAKYSSAKSTTPGKEFV; this comes from the coding sequence ATGGCATCTTTAGGGCTGCAGATATTGGGCGTCGGCCTGGCTGTGCTTGGGTGGATTGGAAACATTCTTATCTGTATGTTGCCCACGTGGAAAGTGTCTGCTTTCATTGGGAACAACATTGTGGTGGCTCAGACCATCTGGGAAGGGCTATGGATGACCTGTGTGGTGCAGAGCACTGGCCAGATGCAGTGCAAAGTCTACGACTCCCTGCTGGCCCTGCCGCCGGACCTCCAAGCAGCGCGGGCCATGGTGGTCATCGCCatcctcttctctctgtttgGTCTGCTGCTGTCGGTGGTCGGCGGGAAATGCACCACCTGCATTGGGAACAAGACGGCAAAAGCAAAAGTGGCCGTTTGTGCGGGCGTTTTCTTCGTGCTGAGCGGGGCTTTGTGTCTGGTGACTGTTTCTCTGCCTGCTAACACAATCATCAAGGACTTCTACAACCCCACGGTTCCAGATGCCCAGAGGAGGGAGCTGGGTGCTTGTTTGTACATGGGCTGGGGGGCTTCAGGACTCCTGCTCATCGGCGGGGCTCTTCTCTGTTGTCAGTGCCCATCAGGAGGAGACCGCTATAACGGGGCAAAATACTCTTCTGCTAAATCCACAACACCAGGGAAGGAATTTGTCTGA